CGGTCGATGGACGCGAGTTCACCGCCGACCCGCGCGAGAAGGCGGATTTCGACGCGGCGCTCGGCGTGTTCCGCAGCGGTCAGTTCGCACAGGCGCAGACCGCCTTCGCCGAATTCGTTAAGCGTTACCCGCAGAGCGGCTACACGCCGTCGGCGCTCTTCTGGCTGGGCAATGCCCAGTATGCGACACGCAACTACAACGAAGCGATCGCCAATTTCCGCTCGATGCTGTCGCTGGCGCCCGATCATGCGAAGGCGCCCGAAGCGGTGCTGTCGATCGCGAACTGCCAGATCGAGCTCAAGGACACGCGCGCGGCCCGCCGCACGCTGGAAGACCTGACCAAGGCCTATCCGCAGTCCGAAGCCGCGCAGGCCGGCCGCGAACGTCTGTCGCGCCTGAAGTAATCGCAGGCGCTGCGCCCATGGATGCCGCGG
The sequence above is drawn from the Variovorax sp. J2L1-78 genome and encodes:
- the ybgF gene encoding tol-pal system protein YbgF; this translates as MARAFDLRHAALAALLVCMSAGANAALFEDDEARRAILELRQRVEAMRVQSEQRLTDENGQLRRSLLDLQNQIETMRGDMQRMTGQNEQLARTVSELQQRQTDIDDRLKKNEPAKVAVDGREFTADPREKADFDAALGVFRSGQFAQAQTAFAEFVKRYPQSGYTPSALFWLGNAQYATRNYNEAIANFRSMLSLAPDHAKAPEAVLSIANCQIELKDTRAARRTLEDLTKAYPQSEAAQAGRERLSRLK